A genomic segment from Halobacteriovorax sp. DA5 encodes:
- a CDS encoding imelysin family protein, translating into MLKRSILLISLGLGMNATAATTAQSVIEAYSNLVYKTYSESLDKAIVLQEDVEFFISNPGVMTLEMARESWRQARAPYGQSEVFRFYNGPIDSDEGPEGLLNAWPLDEAYIDYVEGAPNAGIVNNIADYPVINKELLSSLNELNGEKNVSTGYHAIEFLLWGQDLSIDGAGDRPHTDYVIGLGKNAQRRAVYLSTATDLLIDHLQTLVDAWAPNKANYRAEFVAKDQKESLNNILSGMIFMSGDELSGERMFVAWETQGQEDEHSCFSDMTHMDIQWNFWGIANVLKATGILALTDNTVLATTIDNRVAKINKMLAGLPVPFDQAILDENARPEILASIEEMEQLAIELVEISEELETPVQW; encoded by the coding sequence ATGTTAAAAAGATCTATCTTACTGATTTCATTAGGCTTAGGTATGAATGCCACTGCTGCTACAACTGCGCAGTCAGTAATTGAAGCTTACTCAAATCTTGTTTATAAAACTTACTCAGAGTCTCTTGATAAGGCGATTGTACTTCAGGAAGACGTCGAATTCTTCATCTCTAACCCTGGGGTAATGACTCTAGAGATGGCGAGAGAGTCTTGGAGACAAGCAAGAGCTCCATATGGCCAATCAGAAGTTTTTAGATTCTACAATGGCCCTATCGATAGCGATGAAGGACCAGAAGGATTACTAAATGCATGGCCACTTGATGAAGCATATATCGACTATGTTGAAGGTGCTCCTAATGCAGGTATCGTAAATAATATTGCTGATTACCCAGTAATTAATAAAGAACTTCTTTCATCACTTAACGAGCTTAACGGTGAAAAGAATGTTTCAACTGGTTACCATGCAATTGAATTCCTACTATGGGGACAAGATCTATCTATTGATGGTGCTGGTGACAGACCTCATACAGACTATGTAATCGGTCTTGGAAAGAACGCACAAAGACGAGCTGTATACCTTTCAACAGCAACAGATCTTTTAATAGATCACCTTCAAACACTTGTTGATGCTTGGGCACCAAATAAAGCTAACTATAGAGCTGAATTTGTAGCAAAAGATCAAAAAGAATCTCTTAATAATATTCTTTCAGGAATGATCTTCATGTCTGGTGATGAGCTTTCAGGTGAAAGAATGTTCGTAGCTTGGGAAACTCAAGGCCAAGAAGATGAGCACTCATGTTTCTCAGATATGACTCATATGGATATCCAGTGGAATTTCTGGGGTATTGCAAATGTACTTAAAGCAACAGGAATCCTAGCACTAACAGACAACACTGTTCTTGCAACTACAATTGATAACAGAGTTGCAAAGATCAATAAAATGCTAGCTGGTCTTCCTGTACCATTTGATCAAGCAATCCTTGACGAGAATGCAAGACCAGAAATCCTAGCTTCTATCGAAGAGATGGAACAACTTGCAATTGAGCTTGTAGAAATTTCTGAAGAACTTGAGACGCCAGTACAATGGTAA
- a CDS encoding CBS domain-containing protein: MTESDFVGKEVEVPHAMAKLKQAFGQNLNFTQLEKSYEQIKEIRVGDVMSRNVKSLTEDTDLEGYVQFMIEKHIKRVPVIKDNKLVGIVTRKDIIKSFL, translated from the coding sequence ATCACTGAATCAGACTTTGTTGGAAAAGAAGTTGAAGTCCCTCATGCTATGGCCAAACTCAAACAGGCCTTTGGTCAGAATTTAAATTTTACTCAGCTTGAAAAATCGTACGAGCAAATAAAAGAAATAAGAGTTGGCGATGTCATGAGTAGAAATGTTAAGTCACTAACAGAAGATACTGACCTAGAAGGCTATGTACAGTTCATGATAGAGAAACATATTAAACGTGTTCCAGTTATAAAAGATAATAAACTTGTGGGAATTGTTACACGTAAGGATATTATAAAGTCATTTCTCTAG
- a CDS encoding MBL fold metallo-hydrolase — translation MDNLNIKTFFDEQTYTLTYVVYDEVTKDAVIIDPVLDYDQASSTITTESVEKVAIFVKEAGLKPHYILETHAHADHLTGALKLKDFFPGVKVAINENIKIVQEVFGERFNILKEIKLEDFDAFLNEEAPLVAGTIEIKTIFTPGHTPACSSFVIGNNVFTGDALFMPDYGTGRCDFPGGDANALYDSITNKLYTLPDETNVYTGHDYQPGGRELRYKSTIGENKKTNVHLKAETSREEFVKFRTSRDKTLAAPKLLLPSIQVNIRGGHMPAPQDNGVRYLQMPLTFKD, via the coding sequence ATGGATAATTTAAATATAAAAACATTCTTTGATGAGCAAACTTACACACTAACTTATGTTGTTTATGATGAAGTGACGAAGGATGCTGTGATTATCGATCCAGTTCTTGATTATGATCAGGCATCATCAACTATCACAACAGAGTCAGTTGAAAAGGTTGCTATTTTTGTTAAAGAAGCGGGACTTAAGCCTCACTATATTCTAGAAACTCACGCTCACGCGGATCACCTTACAGGAGCATTAAAGCTCAAGGATTTCTTTCCTGGTGTGAAAGTGGCAATAAACGAGAATATCAAGATTGTTCAAGAAGTATTTGGTGAACGATTTAATATTCTAAAAGAGATTAAACTTGAGGACTTCGATGCTTTCTTAAATGAAGAAGCGCCACTTGTTGCAGGAACTATTGAGATCAAAACGATTTTCACTCCTGGACATACTCCGGCATGTTCTTCATTTGTAATTGGAAATAATGTTTTTACGGGAGATGCTCTTTTTATGCCAGATTATGGTACAGGAAGATGTGACTTTCCTGGTGGGGACGCAAATGCTCTTTATGATTCAATTACAAATAAACTTTACACTCTACCAGACGAGACTAATGTCTATACAGGCCACGACTATCAGCCAGGTGGAAGGGAGTTAAGGTATAAGAGTACAATCGGTGAGAATAAGAAAACGAATGTGCATCTTAAGGCCGAAACTAGTCGCGAAGAGTTTGTAAAATTTCGCACAAGTCGCGATAAGACGCTTGCTGCTCCAAAACTTCTGCTACCGAGTATACAAGTAAATATTCGTGGCGGGCATATGCCTGCACCTCAGGATAATGGTGTAAGATACCTTCAAATGCCACTAACATTTAAAGATTAA
- a CDS encoding di-heme oxidoredictase family protein → MVRALLLTFLCVFSLNTYSSDKFPAGAGTTLDLSVNAFSHPMSGTRGMLRRQFQVGNSFFKGAWVTSPSSTPLRDGLGPIFNATSCTACHLLDGRGRGLPDVDGKTDISLLFRLKKIGANGETTPHSKYGDQFQPHSIEGVKGEGEVFAKFETIKGKFADGQAYELKKPNYIFRKLAYGKLGNNTIVSPRVAPQMIGLGLLENINEEDILAGADPEDLDNDGISGRANYVFSIVEQRQTLGRFGWKASRPNLLEQNAAAFNGDLGITSSLFPTEECSLVQIDCLEKQTQQDISNELLDKVTLYTQLISVPVRRDFNSPSVLNGKKVFHQINCQACHRPEFTTGTNSKFEVLNNQKIYPYTDMLLHDMGDELADDTRSYQFEAKATTREWRTPPLWGLGLVKTVNGHTRYLHDGRARNLQEAILWHGGEAKQAKNNFIKLTKKDRNDLIKFLRSL, encoded by the coding sequence ATGGTAAGAGCTCTCCTTCTTACATTTTTGTGCGTATTTAGTCTCAATACTTACTCCAGTGATAAGTTCCCGGCCGGTGCCGGGACTACACTGGACCTCTCAGTTAATGCTTTCTCACACCCTATGAGTGGGACACGTGGAATGTTAAGGCGTCAGTTTCAAGTAGGTAATAGCTTTTTTAAAGGAGCTTGGGTTACCTCACCTTCATCTACTCCATTAAGAGATGGCCTTGGTCCAATTTTTAATGCAACATCTTGTACAGCATGCCACCTACTTGATGGACGTGGACGAGGCCTTCCAGATGTTGACGGAAAAACTGATATCTCTCTTCTCTTTCGCTTAAAAAAAATTGGTGCTAATGGAGAAACCACTCCACATTCAAAATATGGAGATCAATTTCAACCTCACAGTATTGAAGGTGTTAAAGGCGAAGGTGAAGTATTCGCTAAGTTTGAAACCATAAAGGGCAAATTTGCTGATGGCCAAGCCTATGAACTTAAAAAACCAAATTACATCTTTAGAAAACTAGCTTATGGAAAATTAGGCAACAACACAATTGTCTCACCGAGAGTCGCTCCACAAATGATTGGACTTGGACTTCTTGAGAATATAAATGAAGAAGATATCCTTGCAGGAGCTGATCCCGAGGACTTAGATAATGACGGTATTTCAGGCCGTGCAAATTATGTCTTTTCAATAGTTGAACAAAGACAAACTCTTGGACGCTTTGGCTGGAAAGCTTCACGTCCAAACCTGCTAGAACAAAATGCTGCAGCTTTCAATGGTGATCTCGGTATAACAAGTTCCCTCTTTCCAACTGAGGAGTGTAGTCTTGTCCAAATTGACTGCCTAGAGAAACAAACACAGCAAGATATCTCTAATGAACTTTTAGATAAAGTTACACTTTATACGCAATTAATTTCTGTCCCAGTAAGAAGAGATTTCAATAGTCCGAGTGTATTAAATGGTAAAAAAGTTTTTCATCAAATAAATTGTCAAGCATGCCACAGACCTGAGTTTACAACAGGTACAAATTCGAAATTTGAAGTATTAAATAATCAAAAAATCTACCCATATACAGATATGCTACTACACGACATGGGTGATGAATTGGCCGATGATACTCGTTCATATCAATTTGAAGCTAAGGCCACGACAAGAGAATGGCGTACTCCGCCACTCTGGGGACTTGGCCTTGTAAAAACAGTCAATGGTCATACTCGCTATCTTCATGATGGACGAGCACGTAATTTACAAGAGGCCATACTCTGGCATGGTGGAGAGGCCAAGCAAGCAAAGAATAATTTTATAAAGTTAACAAAGAAAGATCGTAACGATCTCATTAAATTTCTTAGGAGTTTGTAA
- a CDS encoding BCCT family transporter has product MNKESKSTNEVESTINKNVFFSSAFFILLITAVGSIWPGHLSQFFKGIQAWLIAKTSWVYVLSMGIILFTSLWLMVSRLGDIKLGPDHSEPGYTNLSWFAMLFSAGMGIGLLFFGVAEPIMHFSSPPVGEAQTIESAREAMKITFFHWGLHAWGVYALLAVCLAYFCYRKNLPLLPRSAFYPILGDKVHGVAGDVVDTFAVIGTMFGVATSLGFGVAQVNAGLHYLIGIPQSETIQVILIAIITGMATISVVLGLDGGIKKLSNINLVVAVILLVAVMALGDTVHLFQQYVQNTGSYLSDIIYKTFNLYAYEKKEKWIGGWTLLYWGWWISWSPFVGMFIARISRGRTIREFMIGVLFVPAGFTFLWMTVFGNSAISIALKDTSGKFVEAVNGNVPVALFRFFEYFPFSAALSVLGVLLVVTFFVSSSDSGSLVIDTLASGGQEEPPVWQRIFWAVTEGVVAAILLHSGGLDALQTMTIASAFPMIILLMIAIYCLVKSLRADLLLMKQVQNHTTTIQYEQSNTTWQERLDSLLSHPKFKEADKFLNEVVEPGLVELQEEFKKRGLDARLNTNKKDSISLVIHNEEVEDFKYEVFLRSFEVPEYAPDEEHEKYYRAEVFLLSGGQEYDVFGYTKNQIVADAVTQYEKHFHFLHLSNSELV; this is encoded by the coding sequence ATCAATAAAGAATCGAAATCGACTAATGAAGTCGAATCAACTATCAACAAGAATGTTTTCTTTTCTTCTGCCTTCTTTATTCTCTTAATCACTGCAGTCGGCTCAATTTGGCCTGGTCACTTAAGTCAGTTTTTTAAAGGAATTCAAGCTTGGCTAATTGCTAAGACAAGTTGGGTTTATGTTTTATCAATGGGAATCATTTTATTCACTTCACTTTGGCTTATGGTCAGCCGCCTTGGTGACATTAAGTTAGGACCTGATCATTCTGAGCCTGGTTATACAAACCTTTCTTGGTTTGCCATGCTCTTTTCTGCAGGAATGGGAATTGGATTGCTCTTTTTTGGAGTGGCCGAACCTATTATGCACTTCTCTTCACCTCCTGTAGGGGAAGCTCAAACAATTGAGAGTGCACGTGAAGCAATGAAGATTACCTTCTTTCACTGGGGCCTTCATGCTTGGGGTGTTTATGCTCTTTTAGCAGTTTGTCTTGCTTACTTTTGTTATCGAAAGAATCTCCCTCTTCTTCCTCGCTCTGCTTTTTATCCAATACTAGGTGACAAAGTACATGGTGTTGCAGGTGATGTCGTGGATACATTTGCCGTTATTGGAACGATGTTTGGTGTTGCGACTTCCTTGGGCTTTGGTGTTGCTCAAGTCAATGCAGGTCTACACTATTTAATTGGCATTCCTCAATCGGAAACAATCCAAGTCATTCTCATCGCGATTATTACAGGGATGGCGACAATTTCAGTTGTTCTTGGATTAGACGGAGGAATTAAGAAATTATCTAATATCAATCTTGTTGTCGCAGTCATCTTACTTGTTGCGGTCATGGCATTAGGTGATACAGTACACTTATTTCAGCAGTATGTTCAAAATACAGGATCATATCTTTCAGATATTATCTATAAAACTTTTAATCTTTATGCTTATGAAAAGAAAGAAAAGTGGATTGGTGGTTGGACACTTCTATATTGGGGATGGTGGATTTCATGGTCACCATTTGTAGGAATGTTTATTGCACGTATCTCAAGAGGACGCACGATTCGAGAATTTATGATTGGAGTTCTCTTTGTACCGGCCGGTTTTACATTTCTTTGGATGACGGTTTTTGGAAACTCTGCAATTAGTATTGCCTTAAAAGATACGAGTGGAAAATTTGTCGAAGCGGTTAATGGTAATGTTCCAGTCGCACTATTTCGCTTCTTTGAATATTTTCCTTTTTCTGCGGCACTCTCTGTCTTAGGAGTTCTTCTCGTTGTGACTTTCTTTGTGAGCTCTTCTGACTCTGGTTCTTTAGTTATTGATACACTTGCTTCTGGTGGTCAAGAAGAGCCACCGGTTTGGCAAAGAATTTTTTGGGCGGTTACAGAAGGTGTTGTTGCAGCAATTCTCCTTCACTCTGGTGGTTTGGATGCGCTACAGACGATGACTATTGCCTCCGCCTTTCCGATGATCATTCTCTTAATGATAGCAATTTATTGTTTGGTGAAATCGTTACGAGCTGATTTACTCTTGATGAAACAAGTTCAAAATCACACCACGACTATTCAATATGAGCAGTCCAATACAACATGGCAGGAAAGACTCGATTCTCTACTTAGCCATCCAAAGTTTAAAGAAGCTGATAAGTTTTTAAATGAAGTAGTTGAACCTGGCTTAGTTGAGCTTCAGGAAGAATTTAAAAAGAGAGGACTTGATGCTAGATTAAATACTAACAAAAAGGATTCTATCTCTTTAGTTATTCATAATGAAGAAGTGGAAGACTTTAAGTATGAGGTATTTCTTCGCTCATTTGAAGTTCCTGAGTATGCACCCGATGAAGAGCATGAAAAGTACTATCGTGCTGAGGTCTTTCTACTAAGTGGTGGGCAGGAATATGATGTTTTTGGTTACACGAAGAATCAAATTGTTGCCGATGCGGTAACTCAATACGAGAAGCATTTTCACTTTCTTCACCTTTCAAACTCAGAGCTCGTTTAA
- a CDS encoding CNNM domain-containing protein — MLIVYIVISIGVSFVCSIMEAVLLSITPSFILASQRQNRSYASALKKYASNKDEAISAILTLNTFAHTLGAAGVGSESIQIFKDMGISGANLEYYLSAVSIVLTLAILYLSEIIPKSLGHHYWKSLTPFLLKILPPLIFILKPILFISMTLMRMLKTDPEHKMSREEVESMIELGVQTKALAKDEGEFLKESLLASRKVIEEVMTPARKVFMVNIEDTISSVYDLKAPVTRIPCYGENVNDISGYIHKEDIAKSIIEDNSAKKLYELDIIRPIAIINRQTPLRNLFKRFIREKEHIAMVSDDYGTILGVITLEDIVETFFGIEIMDEFDEVEDLQSQAKDEILAEEKKREHL, encoded by the coding sequence ATGCTAATTGTTTATATAGTCATCTCGATTGGCGTCTCCTTTGTATGCTCGATCATGGAAGCAGTTCTGCTATCAATTACCCCTAGTTTCATCTTAGCGTCTCAGCGTCAGAACCGTAGCTATGCCTCAGCATTAAAGAAGTATGCCTCAAATAAAGATGAGGCCATCTCCGCAATCCTCACACTTAATACTTTTGCCCATACTCTTGGTGCAGCAGGTGTAGGTTCAGAGTCGATTCAAATATTTAAAGATATGGGAATAAGTGGTGCAAACCTAGAGTATTATCTTTCCGCTGTTTCTATTGTCTTAACTTTGGCCATTCTCTATCTTTCAGAAATTATTCCAAAGTCTCTCGGACACCATTATTGGAAAAGTTTAACTCCATTTTTATTAAAGATTCTACCGCCACTAATCTTTATCCTTAAGCCGATTCTATTTATTTCAATGACATTAATGAGGATGTTAAAAACTGATCCTGAGCATAAAATGAGTCGTGAAGAAGTCGAATCAATGATTGAGCTAGGTGTGCAAACGAAGGCCCTTGCCAAAGATGAAGGTGAATTTTTAAAAGAGTCCCTACTCGCTTCACGAAAAGTGATTGAAGAAGTTATGACTCCCGCACGCAAGGTCTTCATGGTTAATATTGAAGACACTATCTCATCTGTTTACGATCTAAAGGCACCTGTTACACGTATCCCATGTTATGGTGAGAATGTTAACGACATCAGTGGCTACATCCATAAAGAGGATATTGCCAAATCAATTATCGAAGACAATAGCGCTAAAAAGCTTTATGAATTAGATATCATCAGGCCCATTGCTATTATTAATCGCCAGACTCCTCTTCGAAACCTCTTCAAACGCTTCATTCGAGAAAAAGAACATATCGCCATGGTTAGTGATGATTACGGCACAATACTTGGGGTAATCACACTTGAAGATATTGTTGAGACCTTCTTTGGGATTGAAATCATGGATGAATTTGATGAAGTAGAAGATCTACAGAGTCAGGCAAAAGATGAGATTTTAGCAGAAGAAAAAAAAAGAGAGCACTTATAG
- a CDS encoding sulfite exporter TauE/SafE family protein, which translates to MAYLLALIAGTTLGLLGGGGSILVVPILVYIVKIDPKIAITMSLAIVGLTGFMGTLRHHKNGNVMVKLAFQFGAMTMLSTYLGTYLASFISGQVQLYIFAGIMLLASVSMLKNGKNIKVKSSSNLTIFGAASVVGIVTGLIGVGGGFLIVPALVNFFNVPMKKAIGTSLLIIAINSLIGFVGNIINSPNLELDYQFIAIFTALAIVGSQLGSALTHKLPQDKLKKIFGYFLIVMGIFMIVRETLL; encoded by the coding sequence ATGGCATATCTATTAGCACTTATTGCAGGAACAACTCTTGGTCTTTTAGGCGGCGGGGGCTCAATTCTAGTGGTTCCAATTCTGGTCTATATTGTAAAAATTGACCCTAAAATCGCCATTACAATGAGTTTAGCAATTGTAGGTCTAACAGGCTTTATGGGGACACTTAGACATCATAAGAATGGTAATGTTATGGTTAAACTTGCCTTTCAATTTGGTGCTATGACAATGCTTTCCACTTATCTTGGTACCTATCTCGCTTCTTTCATTAGCGGACAAGTTCAACTTTATATCTTTGCAGGAATTATGCTACTGGCCTCAGTTTCAATGCTTAAAAATGGCAAGAATATCAAGGTTAAATCATCATCAAATCTAACAATTTTTGGGGCAGCGAGTGTTGTCGGTATTGTCACTGGTCTCATTGGAGTTGGAGGTGGGTTCTTAATTGTTCCAGCACTTGTAAACTTTTTTAACGTACCAATGAAGAAGGCCATTGGAACTTCTCTGCTAATTATTGCAATTAACTCTCTCATTGGATTTGTAGGAAATATTATCAACTCTCCTAATCTTGAGTTAGATTACCAATTTATTGCAATCTTTACAGCTCTTGCCATTGTTGGATCACAACTTGGATCAGCACTGACTCATAAACTTCCACAAGATAAATTAAAAAAGATTTTTGGCTACTTCTTAATTGTAATGGGGATCTTTATGATAGTTAGAGAAACACTACTCTAG
- a CDS encoding CBS domain-containing protein: protein MKVTEFMTKDVTTCRDTQTVADAAKAMLDLGVSVMPILDSADKLVGIVTQSDFIGREVEIPHALASIKRLFGMDYNLGDVEDIYKKAKNKPLSEIMTKNVTTVTSDYSLTAVVELMMKKQLKRIPVCDGDKLVGIITRKDILKAFESVK from the coding sequence ATGAAAGTAACTGAATTTATGACTAAAGATGTAACAACTTGTCGCGATACTCAAACTGTTGCAGATGCAGCAAAAGCAATGCTTGATCTAGGTGTGAGTGTTATGCCAATCTTAGATAGCGCTGACAAATTAGTTGGTATTGTAACTCAATCGGACTTCATCGGTAGAGAAGTAGAAATCCCACATGCTCTTGCTTCTATTAAGAGACTATTTGGAATGGACTATAATCTTGGTGACGTTGAAGATATTTATAAGAAAGCTAAGAATAAGCCTCTTTCAGAGATTATGACAAAGAATGTAACGACTGTTACTTCTGACTACTCTCTAACAGCTGTAGTAGAGCTTATGATGAAAAAACAACTTAAGAGAATTCCTGTTTGTGATGGGGATAAGCTAGTTGGTATTATTACTAGAAAAGATATTTTAAAAGCTTTCGAAAGCGTAAAATAA
- a CDS encoding Na+/H+ antiporter NhaC family protein, which yields MSHIKQKISLLPLLLFVVIYLGTGIYFQMKGVKHAFYQVPAPIAILPAIFLAFFITKDTLNNNVSKFVKGIGHPDIITMCLIYLLAGAFSTIATETGGVDAIVNLGLSIIPNTLILPGVFVISALVSTAMGTSMGTIGAIGPIALSMATKTDINLGILAGAVMSGAMFGDNLSVISDTTIAATRTQGCNMRDKFQENFKIASFAALIAIILYFFLISAPNVTIDKPTNLYLGIPYIFILLLAILGVNVFVVLSGGIILAGIVALFNGFDFSTIIGLTYRGFSSMQEIFLLSLLIGGLSEFIRSEGGLDYISGKIQKLISKLAHINKKAADQIGIGLLSALTNICVANNTVSIIIVGPIARRLAIQGDISPKRSASLIDIFSCVVQGLLPYGAQALLLGVTFKISPWEVVTNSYYCMILPFIALGFIFTRR from the coding sequence ATGTCACATATTAAGCAAAAAATATCTCTACTTCCACTTCTACTTTTTGTTGTTATTTACTTAGGAACTGGTATTTACTTTCAAATGAAAGGTGTTAAACATGCTTTTTATCAAGTACCTGCACCAATTGCCATTCTCCCAGCAATCTTTCTTGCATTTTTTATTACTAAGGATACGCTTAATAATAATGTTTCAAAGTTTGTAAAAGGAATTGGGCATCCGGATATTATTACAATGTGCCTAATTTACCTTCTTGCTGGAGCATTTTCTACAATTGCGACGGAGACAGGTGGAGTTGATGCAATTGTTAACTTAGGCCTATCAATAATTCCTAACACTCTCATTCTTCCAGGTGTTTTCGTTATTTCAGCGCTAGTTTCAACTGCCATGGGTACATCAATGGGTACAATCGGTGCAATTGGTCCAATAGCTCTTTCAATGGCGACCAAAACAGATATCAACCTTGGTATCCTAGCAGGTGCAGTAATGTCTGGTGCAATGTTTGGGGATAACCTTTCAGTTATTTCAGACACAACGATTGCGGCCACAAGAACCCAAGGTTGTAATATGCGAGATAAGTTTCAAGAGAACTTTAAGATTGCTTCATTTGCGGCACTTATAGCTATCATTCTCTACTTCTTTCTAATCTCTGCACCAAATGTCACGATTGATAAACCAACAAATCTCTATTTGGGAATTCCATATATATTCATCCTTCTCCTGGCCATCTTAGGAGTAAATGTATTTGTCGTTTTATCTGGCGGGATTATTCTTGCTGGAATCGTTGCTCTTTTCAATGGTTTTGATTTTTCAACTATTATCGGACTTACATATCGAGGCTTCAGTAGTATGCAAGAGATCTTTCTTCTCTCTCTTCTAATTGGTGGTCTAAGTGAGTTTATTAGATCAGAGGGCGGCCTTGACTACATATCAGGAAAGATTCAAAAACTAATTTCTAAACTTGCCCATATAAATAAAAAAGCGGCAGACCAAATTGGAATTGGGCTTTTATCTGCACTTACAAATATATGTGTTGCTAATAACACTGTATCGATTATCATCGTTGGACCTATTGCAAGAAGGCTTGCTATACAAGGTGATATTTCCCCAAAAAGAAGCGCATCTTTAATTGATATTTTTAGCTGTGTGGTTCAAGGGCTACTTCCTTATGGCGCCCAGGCACTACTGCTTGGAGTTACTTTTAAGATATCTCCATGGGAAGTCGTTACAAACTCTTATTATTGTATGATTCTTCCATTTATTGCTCTAGGTTTCATCTTTACAAGACGTTAG
- a CDS encoding SRPBCC family protein: MRQLILIIAATISTLSYALETVQVTGSIEIDAPIEEVFEFVADPMNDHHWRSEVNDMATNSRTFEVGSTFREDAWIGIRKNFITTTELIKLNAPYQALFETVRSNPYFLRSNRMFNESENGTLFTYVVDFDRRMIKETFGFNAKPEVVVKLYGVLMKKYLKKLKKRLE; this comes from the coding sequence ATGAGACAACTTATTCTAATTATAGCAGCAACAATATCTACACTTTCTTATGCACTGGAGACAGTCCAAGTTACTGGCAGTATCGAAATCGATGCACCTATTGAAGAGGTGTTTGAATTTGTAGCGGATCCAATGAATGATCATCATTGGCGAAGTGAAGTTAATGATATGGCCACAAACTCAAGAACATTTGAAGTTGGTAGCACATTTAGAGAAGATGCTTGGATCGGAATTCGTAAAAACTTTATAACAACAACAGAGCTAATTAAATTGAATGCTCCTTATCAGGCATTATTTGAAACTGTTAGATCAAATCCATACTTTTTAAGAAGCAACCGCATGTTTAATGAAAGTGAAAACGGAACTCTTTTTACTTATGTGGTGGACTTTGACCGTCGTATGATTAAAGAGACCTTTGGCTTTAATGCAAAGCCAGAGGTCGTCGTTAAATTATATGGTGTTCTGATGAAGAAATATTTGAAGAAATTAAAAAAGAGACTAGAGTAG
- a CDS encoding deoxyhypusine synthase family protein, producing the protein MSTMAQFFSNNYRHFNAASLVDASKAYVDHLKSGKKMMITLAGAMSTAELGVSLAEMIRQDKVQIISCTGANLEEDIMNLIAYNHYKRIPNYRDLSPEEEEELLAQGFNRVTDTCIPEETAFRKLQKYLFEEWSNAAKAGERLFPHEFLYRILRREDFAKEFETDVANSWVMAACEKNLPIIVPGWEDSTTANIFASYCLTGELEPSLVKNGIEYMMFLAKWYPENCGDGGIGFFQIGGGIAGDFPICVVPMLNQDMEDDVPLWSYFCQISDSTTSYGSYSGAVPNEKITWGKLSSKTPRFIIESDATIVAPLVFHYVLEN; encoded by the coding sequence ATGAGCACAATGGCCCAATTTTTTAGCAACAACTATCGTCACTTTAATGCCGCTTCACTTGTTGATGCATCAAAGGCATATGTTGATCATTTAAAGAGTGGGAAGAAGATGATGATCACTCTTGCTGGTGCCATGAGTACGGCCGAACTTGGGGTTTCTCTTGCTGAAATGATCCGCCAAGATAAAGTCCAAATTATCTCTTGTACTGGTGCAAACCTTGAAGAAGATATCATGAACTTAATCGCATATAATCACTACAAGCGTATTCCAAACTACAGAGACCTAAGTCCTGAAGAGGAAGAAGAGCTACTTGCTCAAGGTTTTAACCGCGTAACAGATACATGTATTCCAGAAGAGACTGCATTTAGAAAGTTACAAAAATATCTTTTTGAAGAGTGGTCAAACGCTGCTAAAGCAGGGGAGAGACTTTTTCCTCACGAGTTCCTATATCGAATTCTTCGTCGTGAAGACTTTGCAAAAGAATTTGAAACAGATGTTGCAAATTCTTGGGTTATGGCCGCTTGTGAAAAGAACCTTCCAATTATCGTTCCAGGTTGGGAAGACTCAACGACAGCAAATATTTTTGCTTCATACTGCTTAACAGGAGAGCTTGAGCCTTCTCTTGTTAAGAATGGTATCGAATATATGATGTTCCTTGCTAAGTGGTACCCTGAAAATTGTGGAGATGGTGGAATCGGCTTCTTCCAAATTGGAGGAGGGATCGCTGGAGACTTCCCAATTTGTGTTGTTCCAATGCTTAACCAAGATATGGAAGATGATGTTCCTCTATGGTCATACTTCTGCCAGATCTCTGATTCGACTACAAGTTATGGTTCGTACTCAGGTGCTGTTCCAAATGAAAAGATCACTTGGGGGAAACTATCTTCGAAGACTCCAAGGTTCATTATCGAATCTGATGCGACAATCGTTGCACCACTTGTTTTCCATTACGTATTGGAAAACTAA